Proteins found in one Maridesulfovibrio sp. genomic segment:
- the pseF gene encoding pseudaminic acid cytidylyltransferase — translation MQVAIIPARGGSKRIPKKSIRHFLDKPLIAYTIEAARKSKFFDHILVSTDSEEFAEVAREYGAEVPFMRPAELADDFTPTKPVIDHAVDWVKSNWGEPERYCQFFANPFVTAENIRGGYKMLREHRANCVLGVAEFPYPILRSFKKGQNGGVEYAFPEYAPCRSQDLPLFFHDAAQFYWTELTDIPEDRNEALNMPYFLPRYMVVDIDTEEDWQIAERLYQAFMCDEK, via the coding sequence ATGCAGGTAGCAATCATTCCCGCCAGAGGCGGAAGCAAGCGCATCCCTAAAAAATCCATCCGGCATTTTCTGGATAAACCGCTGATCGCTTATACCATTGAAGCTGCCCGCAAAAGTAAATTTTTCGATCATATTCTGGTCAGTACCGACAGCGAAGAGTTCGCCGAAGTAGCCCGTGAATACGGAGCGGAAGTGCCTTTCATGCGACCGGCAGAACTGGCTGACGATTTCACCCCCACCAAACCGGTAATTGATCATGCTGTGGACTGGGTCAAAAGCAATTGGGGCGAACCGGAGCGCTATTGCCAGTTCTTTGCCAATCCTTTTGTCACTGCGGAAAATATTCGCGGAGGCTACAAAATGCTTCGTGAGCACCGCGCCAATTGCGTGCTGGGCGTGGCTGAATTTCCTTATCCAATCCTGCGTTCCTTTAAGAAAGGCCAAAACGGCGGTGTTGAATACGCTTTCCCGGAATATGCCCCCTGCCGGTCACAGGACCTCCCGCTCTTTTTCCATGACGCGGCCCAGTTTTACTGGACCGAACTGACGGATATCCCGGAAGACCGTAACGAAGCCTTGAACATGCCCTATTTCCTGCCCCGGTACATGGTGGTTGATATCGACACCGAAGAAGACTGGCAGATCGCCGAACGCCTTTATCAGGCTTTTATGTGTGATGAAAAATAA
- a CDS encoding ATP-grasp domain-containing protein translates to MKKRLIVIGAGLESIPVIERAAEMGLHIVAVDANPQAPGFAYADESVIGCVYTPEVTVAALTEWSKKGGKPQGVICAAVDAPGTVAAVAEHFGLTAVSAETARLATDKKAMKDRLKERGIPIPWYQEIFTPAELEKIIDERRETLVIKPVDSRGARGVLRLVYGSPSMPDPRRAFECSQKESPSGRVMVEKHLEGPQFSTEGVIINGKTYCPGFSDRNYEFLDRFAPNIIENGGDLPSFLPQDAQDAVKELSGQAAIALGIENSMFKGDMVIHKGKPYVIEMAARLSGGYFCSHLIPWNTGVDLLGSAIRLALGEIPAQDELSPSFQKGVSQRYLFPEPGKVVAIEGVEKARAVDGISMVEIRTEVGAQISPATSHPARAGVIMAVAENREEAIRITEEAAALIKIITE, encoded by the coding sequence ATGAAAAAAAGACTGATCGTAATCGGAGCCGGACTGGAATCTATTCCGGTTATCGAAAGAGCTGCTGAGATGGGACTGCATATTGTGGCTGTAGATGCCAACCCGCAGGCTCCCGGATTCGCCTATGCAGACGAATCGGTCATCGGTTGTGTCTACACCCCGGAAGTAACGGTTGCCGCCCTGACCGAGTGGTCAAAAAAGGGCGGCAAACCGCAAGGGGTTATCTGCGCCGCAGTTGATGCTCCGGGTACTGTCGCGGCAGTGGCGGAACATTTCGGGCTTACTGCGGTCAGCGCGGAAACCGCTCGTCTGGCAACAGACAAAAAAGCCATGAAGGACCGCTTAAAGGAGCGGGGAATCCCCATCCCGTGGTATCAGGAAATTTTCACCCCCGCCGAACTGGAAAAAATTATTGATGAACGGCGGGAAACACTCGTCATCAAGCCCGTAGACAGCCGGGGAGCGCGCGGAGTTCTGCGCCTCGTTTACGGTTCCCCCAGTATGCCCGACCCACGGCGGGCCTTTGAATGCTCTCAGAAAGAATCTCCCAGCGGACGGGTCATGGTGGAGAAACATCTGGAAGGGCCGCAGTTCAGCACAGAGGGAGTAATCATCAACGGGAAGACCTACTGCCCGGGTTTTTCCGACCGCAATTACGAATTTCTGGACCGTTTTGCGCCCAACATCATTGAAAACGGAGGTGATCTGCCCTCCTTCCTGCCGCAAGATGCACAGGACGCGGTAAAAGAACTTTCAGGACAGGCGGCGATTGCTCTGGGCATTGAAAATTCCATGTTCAAAGGCGACATGGTAATTCATAAAGGAAAACCGTATGTAATTGAAATGGCGGCCCGACTTTCCGGGGGCTATTTCTGCTCCCACCTGATCCCGTGGAATACGGGAGTGGATCTGCTGGGTTCGGCCATCCGGCTGGCACTTGGCGAAATTCCGGCTCAGGACGAACTGAGCCCTTCATTTCAAAAAGGCGTTTCCCAACGCTATCTATTCCCCGAACCGGGAAAAGTTGTTGCAATTGAGGGCGTGGAAAAAGCACGCGCAGTTGATGGAATCAGCATGGTGGAAATCCGCACCGAAGTGGGCGCACAGATTTCCCCGGCAACCAGCCATCCCGCACGGGCCGGAGTGATCATGGCCGTGGCCGAAAACCGCGAAGAAGCCATCAGAATTACCGAAGAAGCAGCAGCCTTAATCAAAATAATCACCGAGTAG
- a CDS encoding acylneuraminate cytidylyltransferase: protein MKNNGPILFFCEAGPQTGFGHAGRCLAIATALRDGPERESVFVFRGSPAAEQKINSAGFKTVAISNFNDWRLGTESAIVLDLRVPLSDSFFRRAKESGKLLISIDDSTPNRLHCDLVFYPPVPQFHELDWDGFSGTVCRGWEFIPLRKEFCLSPKRKAKQSPPQILITMGGSDPHELTLKVLNALMHVPGEWQAEVVIGPMFNNLDKIDRIAVEHGKRIKLLYDIEDMSVPMHGADAAIASFGMTAYELAGCGVPQMMFALSEDHARSASALHASGAAVSLGKFDRINNRKLAEKLENFISSKDSLRSMAAKAAGLNIGRGAINIAARIVDAI, encoded by the coding sequence ATGAAAAATAACGGCCCCATCCTTTTTTTCTGCGAAGCCGGACCACAAACAGGTTTCGGCCATGCCGGACGCTGTCTCGCTATCGCCACAGCCCTGCGCGATGGACCGGAACGCGAATCTGTTTTCGTATTTCGAGGCTCCCCGGCGGCAGAGCAAAAGATCAATTCCGCCGGATTCAAGACTGTCGCCATCAGCAACTTCAATGACTGGCGGTTAGGGACGGAATCGGCAATAGTCCTCGATCTGCGAGTTCCTCTTTCCGATTCATTTTTCCGGCGCGCTAAGGAATCCGGTAAATTGCTGATCAGCATTGATGACTCCACTCCTAACAGGCTGCATTGCGATCTTGTCTTCTATCCGCCTGTGCCTCAGTTTCATGAGCTTGACTGGGACGGATTCAGCGGGACCGTCTGCCGAGGATGGGAATTCATCCCCCTGCGTAAAGAGTTCTGCCTAAGTCCGAAGCGGAAGGCAAAACAATCGCCGCCGCAGATTCTGATCACCATGGGCGGGAGCGATCCCCATGAACTGACCCTGAAAGTTCTCAACGCCTTGATGCATGTGCCGGGAGAATGGCAGGCCGAAGTTGTTATCGGTCCCATGTTCAATAATCTGGACAAAATCGACCGGATAGCGGTAGAGCATGGTAAGAGAATAAAATTATTGTATGATATAGAGGACATGTCCGTTCCAATGCATGGAGCCGATGCGGCAATAGCATCATTTGGCATGACCGCTTATGAGCTGGCGGGCTGCGGAGTTCCGCAAATGATGTTTGCGCTGAGCGAGGACCATGCCCGCTCGGCATCGGCATTGCATGCCTCAGGAGCAGCGGTTTCACTGGGAAAATTTGACCGCATCAATAACCGGAAGTTGGCTGAAAAGCTGGAAAATTTCATTTCCAGCAAAGATTCGCTAAGATCCATGGCTGCAAAAGCTGCCGGATTGAATATCGGGCGGGGAGCCATCAACATTGCTGCCCGAATTGTAGATGCGATTTAA
- a CDS encoding SDR family NAD(P)-dependent oxidoreductase has translation MGRLQGKTALVTGGGRGIGKAISIKLATEGVHVILTWVNDHENARKTTAEISKLGGSSRILQLEVSTAESVDSVVADISANEGRLDILVNNAGINNPQDFDKITPEEWDRILAVNLKGPFLCTQRCLELLKKSKAASVINIGSISGQYGGPRTAHYAASKAGLISMTQVAARFGAEWNIRCNTVSAGLVVSDMADASLKNPAVKKAAENVLLKRFAEASEIADSVAYLASDESSYITAQTINVNGGLYF, from the coding sequence ATGGGAAGATTGCAAGGTAAAACGGCATTGGTCACGGGTGGAGGTCGAGGTATCGGCAAGGCCATCAGCATCAAACTGGCTACAGAAGGAGTCCACGTCATCCTCACTTGGGTAAACGACCATGAAAATGCCCGCAAAACAACGGCTGAAATTTCCAAGCTTGGCGGTTCTTCCCGCATACTGCAACTTGAGGTCAGCACTGCTGAATCCGTTGACAGCGTAGTCGCCGATATCAGCGCGAATGAAGGCAGACTTGATATTCTGGTCAACAATGCCGGCATTAACAACCCGCAGGATTTCGACAAGATTACTCCGGAAGAATGGGACCGCATCCTTGCCGTTAATCTGAAGGGACCTTTTCTGTGTACCCAGCGCTGCCTTGAACTGCTTAAGAAGAGCAAAGCAGCCAGTGTGATTAATATCGGCTCGATCAGCGGGCAGTACGGTGGACCGCGCACCGCCCATTACGCGGCCAGCAAAGCCGGGCTCATTTCCATGACACAGGTGGCGGCGCGCTTCGGCGCAGAGTGGAATATCCGCTGCAATACTGTTTCCGCCGGACTGGTGGTTTCGGACATGGCGGATGCGAGCCTGAAGAATCCTGCGGTTAAAAAAGCCGCCGAAAATGTACTCCTGAAACGGTTTGCCGAAGCTTCGGAGATAGCAGACAGCGTGGCCTATCTCGCATCCGATGAATCATCCTACATCACCGCCCAGACCATCAACGTCAACGGCGGATTGTATTTCTAA
- a CDS encoding transketolase — protein sequence MDQFKYQELENFAAELRKSIITMNCYAGSGHPGGSLSCVEIISWLFCREMNFSPANMDHPERDRFILSKGHSSLTLYAALAEKGFFSKKEFKKLRHVDGMLEAYPDRLKIPGAEFNSGSLGQGFSFALGCALGAKRAGRSNRTYVLLGDGELDEGQIWEGCMFGAHYSLDNLVAVVDYNKLQSDDFNGNITALEPLNDKFKAFGWHVIEIDGHDFREIENSFFRARTTPGKPTMIIAHTIKGKGISYMENVPKWHGSLCPTGEERECALRECGCGELD from the coding sequence ATGGACCAGTTTAAATATCAGGAACTCGAAAATTTTGCCGCAGAACTGCGTAAATCAATCATTACCATGAATTGTTACGCCGGTTCCGGGCATCCGGGAGGCTCTCTTTCCTGTGTGGAAATAATCAGCTGGCTGTTCTGCCGGGAAATGAATTTCAGCCCGGCGAATATGGATCACCCTGAAAGGGACCGCTTCATCCTTTCCAAGGGCCACTCCAGCCTGACTCTATATGCGGCTCTGGCAGAGAAGGGATTCTTTTCCAAAAAAGAATTCAAAAAGCTTCGCCACGTGGACGGCATGCTTGAAGCCTACCCGGATAGACTCAAAATTCCCGGCGCGGAATTCAATTCAGGATCTCTGGGGCAGGGATTTTCCTTTGCACTTGGCTGCGCCCTTGGAGCAAAACGTGCTGGACGCTCCAATCGAACATACGTGCTGCTCGGTGACGGAGAACTGGACGAAGGCCAGATCTGGGAAGGCTGCATGTTCGGCGCGCACTACAGTCTTGATAACCTTGTAGCCGTAGTTGATTACAACAAACTGCAAAGCGATGACTTCAACGGTAATATCACCGCCCTTGAACCCTTGAATGATAAATTCAAGGCTTTCGGCTGGCATGTAATCGAGATTGACGGACACGACTTTCGTGAGATCGAGAATAGTTTTTTCCGGGCACGCACAACTCCCGGAAAACCGACCATGATTATAGCCCACACAATAAAGGGCAAAGGAATTTCATACATGGAGAATGTTCCCAAATGGCACGGCAGCCTCTGCCCCACCGGGGAAGAACGGGAATGCGCCCTTCGCGAATGCGGGTGCGGGGAGCTGGACTAA
- a CDS encoding transketolase C-terminal domain-containing protein, with protein MQNMRDEFGKALKELAATRDDFVVLDGDVAMGTGTYHFRDAYPDRFIQCAIAEQNMFSVAAGLSESGIIPIVTCYAAFAMRALEQIRNSIAYPDFNVKIAVSHLGLDVGPDGATHQALEDISVYRAIPNMTVVAPADPVELRAVLPHLLDSTGPLYLRTGRSPLPDVFAEDTVFEPGKAHVLSEGEDCTIMAVGVMVHRAVQAARTLAEEGISCRVLNMSWLKPMDEEAVIKAAKETGAIITCEDHNKYGGLGGAVMEIVCENYPVPVERVAIDDIFGCSGEPEDLARKYGLMPENIVSAALRIMKRKL; from the coding sequence ATGCAGAATATGAGAGATGAATTCGGCAAGGCCCTTAAAGAACTGGCTGCCACCCGTGACGATTTTGTAGTTCTCGACGGAGACGTGGCCATGGGAACCGGAACATATCATTTCCGCGATGCCTACCCGGATCGATTCATCCAGTGTGCCATTGCCGAGCAGAACATGTTTTCTGTAGCAGCAGGACTCTCCGAATCAGGGATCATCCCCATTGTGACCTGCTACGCGGCATTCGCCATGCGCGCGCTGGAGCAGATACGCAACTCCATTGCCTACCCCGATTTCAATGTTAAGATAGCTGTCAGCCATCTGGGGCTGGATGTAGGACCGGACGGGGCCACCCATCAGGCTCTTGAGGATATTTCAGTTTACCGGGCCATCCCAAACATGACTGTTGTAGCCCCTGCCGATCCTGTGGAACTGAGGGCTGTGCTGCCGCATCTGCTGGACAGCACGGGGCCGCTTTATCTGCGCACCGGCCGCAGTCCCCTGCCTGATGTTTTTGCGGAAGATACTGTTTTTGAACCCGGCAAAGCCCACGTTCTTTCCGAAGGCGAAGACTGCACCATCATGGCCGTCGGGGTTATGGTCCATCGCGCTGTGCAGGCCGCCCGCACGTTGGCTGAAGAAGGGATCTCCTGCCGGGTCCTCAACATGAGCTGGCTGAAGCCCATGGATGAAGAAGCTGTAATAAAAGCAGCAAAAGAAACCGGGGCCATTATCACCTGTGAAGATCACAACAAATACGGGGGATTAGGCGGAGCTGTAATGGAGATCGTCTGCGAAAATTATCCGGTTCCGGTGGAACGGGTGGCAATTGACGATATCTTCGGATGTTCAGGTGAGCCGGAAGATCTCGCACGCAAATATGGACTCATGCCTGAAAACATCGTTTCTGCGGCACTTAGAATCATGAAGCGAAAATTATGA
- a CDS encoding class I SAM-dependent methyltransferase, translating into MDNPIILVQAASKAWSGAPDWCMNEIDGRSVVALTIENALKEFPEADIRIIAPEFDRGGRLNELPELFPESKVNVFYGFDESPLERMIAAVEDAADEKLVLRVDGIHFGWLTDHARTMLQLAEQENLDCVKTEDDFPIQLTSDVYRISALKKALAMLEEKASSAPYRVHPKFFMFSEAEEFKCARIENPTVNEQWLKKCRETAEQVYIAGNMNVGQNAGIAAGDQLSFHYELALDHITPDAQVLDCGCGPGYGARMLADTAEKVVAADLDIETVRLASSGKYFDNITFQTADATALDFEDESFDAVTSFETVEHVNPVPFFKEMQRVLKPGGLLILSTPQNSHGHIPVNSQHLHEFSLQEIKGLCSDHFEIMQTTGIKQGRIVFPDDPKGQNTFMVCRKAS; encoded by the coding sequence ATGGATAATCCGATTATACTGGTACAGGCGGCATCGAAGGCATGGAGCGGCGCACCTGACTGGTGCATGAACGAAATTGATGGTCGCAGCGTGGTTGCTTTGACCATTGAAAACGCACTCAAAGAATTTCCCGAAGCGGATATACGCATTATTGCTCCGGAATTTGACCGTGGAGGCAGGTTGAACGAGCTCCCGGAACTGTTCCCGGAAAGCAAAGTCAACGTTTTTTACGGCTTTGATGAAAGTCCGCTGGAACGCATGATAGCAGCAGTTGAAGATGCAGCGGACGAAAAATTAGTTCTGCGTGTGGACGGAATCCATTTTGGCTGGCTTACTGACCACGCCCGCACTATGCTCCAACTGGCGGAACAGGAAAATCTTGACTGCGTAAAGACCGAAGACGATTTTCCTATACAGCTTACTTCCGACGTATACAGAATCTCAGCGCTGAAAAAAGCACTTGCCATGCTGGAAGAGAAAGCCAGCAGCGCCCCATATCGTGTCCACCCAAAATTTTTTATGTTCAGCGAAGCGGAAGAATTCAAATGCGCCCGTATTGAAAATCCGACTGTAAACGAACAGTGGCTGAAAAAATGCCGCGAAACAGCCGAGCAGGTCTATATCGCCGGCAATATGAATGTAGGCCAGAATGCAGGCATCGCAGCCGGTGACCAGCTCAGCTTTCATTACGAGCTGGCCCTCGATCATATAACCCCGGACGCACAGGTTCTGGACTGCGGATGCGGCCCGGGCTACGGAGCAAGGATGCTGGCAGACACTGCGGAAAAGGTCGTTGCAGCCGATCTCGATATTGAAACTGTGCGACTGGCTTCCTCCGGTAAGTATTTCGACAATATCACTTTCCAGACAGCTGATGCGACCGCTCTTGATTTCGAGGACGAAAGCTTTGACGCGGTCACCAGCTTCGAGACCGTGGAACACGTCAATCCGGTGCCTTTCTTCAAGGAAATGCAGCGTGTGCTAAAGCCGGGAGGGTTGCTGATACTGAGCACTCCCCAGAATAGTCACGGACATATCCCGGTCAACTCCCAGCACCTGCATGAATTTTCATTGCAGGAAATCAAAGGGCTTTGTTCCGACCATTTTGAAATAATGCAGACCACCGGCATCAAGCAGGGACGCATCGTCTTTCCTGATGATCCCAAGGGACAGAATACGTTCATGGTCTGCCGTAAAGCGAGTTAA
- a CDS encoding sialidase family protein, with protein sequence MAGKRPKLSVSIIDTKRITPHEWDGYQSFPTITDVNGDLLVGFRRAVNISEDLRRRMDHGMAGDIYTTRSTDGGQNFKSPRLVISHALNQTNEHDALVTHLGKDKVLLISRTHTTELRRNYFSLSTDGGKSFPERSPLDLPGGAWASFGHFIPALDDEKNFIGSFYNGPGCGTFRFNPENGEISNQSYIYEHIPEYRLNETSITRLPSGRIVALLRQQPCMEGLFTSHSDDDGKTWSVPKPIGLYGEAPSVKLLPDGRVLAIYRGMIRKNPKCRVALTISEDGGETWSLPRTLAWYKGGRFHGGYGDLAVNKKGQVIAVYYISRRHEGPVVERMVLDVG encoded by the coding sequence ATGGCCGGCAAACGTCCGAAGCTTTCCGTCTCGATTATCGATACAAAACGCATCACCCCGCATGAATGGGACGGTTACCAGTCCTTTCCGACCATAACTGATGTAAACGGCGATCTGCTGGTGGGATTCCGGCGGGCGGTGAACATCAGCGAAGACCTGCGCAGAAGAATGGACCATGGCATGGCCGGGGATATTTACACCACCCGTTCAACAGACGGCGGACAGAATTTCAAGTCCCCGCGACTGGTCATCAGTCATGCGCTGAATCAAACCAACGAACATGACGCGCTTGTCACCCATCTGGGTAAAGATAAAGTGCTGCTCATCTCACGCACCCACACCACAGAACTTCGCCGAAACTACTTTTCCTTAAGCACTGACGGCGGGAAGAGTTTCCCCGAGCGTTCACCGCTTGATCTTCCCGGTGGGGCATGGGCATCTTTCGGGCATTTCATCCCTGCTTTGGATGATGAGAAAAATTTCATCGGTTCATTCTACAACGGTCCGGGCTGCGGGACCTTCCGCTTTAACCCGGAAAACGGAGAGATTTCCAATCAATCATACATCTACGAGCACATCCCGGAATACCGCCTCAATGAAACATCCATCACCCGCCTGCCTTCGGGCCGCATAGTGGCCCTCTTGCGTCAACAACCGTGCATGGAAGGACTTTTCACATCCCATTCCGATGATGACGGGAAGACCTGGTCCGTCCCAAAGCCCATCGGACTTTACGGGGAGGCCCCTTCCGTCAAGCTCCTGCCGGACGGGCGGGTACTGGCTATCTACCGGGGCATGATCCGCAAAAATCCGAAATGCCGAGTGGCCCTGACTATCTCTGAAGACGGCGGAGAAACGTGGAGTCTTCCCCGGACCTTAGCATGGTATAAAGGAGGAAGGTTCCACGGTGGTTACGGAGATCTGGCTGTGAATAAAAAAGGACAGGTTATCGCGGTCTACTATATTTCACGAAGACATGAAGGCCCTGTTGTAGAACGTATGGTGCTGGATGTGGGCTGA
- a CDS encoding class I SAM-dependent methyltransferase, which translates to MSDRKCWVDHSGIVLDSVDGFDVIHCESCGFKHIIPIPDEEEMTRIYTRQFHAEYKPLMIQHQLEDQQWYDATNKARLEAIEKQLKRKGTLLDVGSGTGFFLNEAVKQGWEAKGVEPSDMAVEYSRSKGLDVEHAFFDQECAESIGKFDVVHLWEVLEHLPDPAGMVNLCRQVLNPGGLIVIGVPNDYNKLQKILVNDMGEKPWWLTPPHHINFFDRTSLERLLRRLDFEPLRHDITFPMELFLLMGKNYLQEPELGRECHAMRMELELNLLRTGNSAVLDKLYDSLAEAGFGRHTVIMAGKKD; encoded by the coding sequence TTGAGTGATAGAAAATGCTGGGTCGATCACAGCGGAATCGTATTGGATTCAGTTGACGGCTTTGATGTAATTCACTGCGAAAGTTGCGGATTTAAGCACATCATCCCCATCCCGGATGAAGAAGAAATGACCCGCATTTACACGCGGCAATTCCACGCCGAATATAAACCGCTCATGATCCAGCATCAACTGGAAGATCAGCAGTGGTACGATGCGACCAACAAGGCCCGTTTGGAAGCAATTGAAAAGCAATTAAAACGGAAAGGAACTCTTCTAGATGTCGGTTCCGGTACCGGTTTTTTTCTAAATGAAGCGGTCAAGCAGGGCTGGGAAGCCAAAGGCGTGGAACCTTCGGACATGGCAGTAGAATACAGCCGCTCCAAGGGACTGGATGTTGAGCATGCTTTTTTTGATCAGGAATGCGCTGAATCAATCGGAAAATTTGATGTGGTCCATCTCTGGGAAGTCCTTGAACACCTGCCTGACCCGGCGGGGATGGTCAACCTTTGCCGTCAGGTGCTCAATCCCGGGGGCTTGATTGTCATAGGTGTCCCAAACGATTACAACAAACTGCAAAAGATACTGGTTAACGATATGGGCGAGAAACCTTGGTGGCTGACTCCCCCGCATCACATAAATTTCTTCGACCGCACTTCCCTTGAGCGTTTGTTACGGCGGCTTGATTTTGAACCGCTCCGGCACGATATAACCTTTCCCATGGAACTGTTCCTGCTAATGGGGAAAAACTATCTGCAGGAACCGGAACTGGGCCGCGAATGCCACGCCATGCGCATGGAACTGGAATTGAACCTGCTGCGCACAGGCAATAGCGCCGTGCTGGACAAACTCTACGACAGTCTGGCCGAGGCCGGATTCGGACGGCATACCGTAATTATGGCGGGCAAAAAGGATTAG
- a CDS encoding glycoside hydrolase — translation MKIFAIFHLNLMFSSIPEESRAEVINRCYWPLINLAGSGFPLGIEASGITLEIIRDLAPDWIEDFKALLHAGKVEFIGSGYGQIIGPLVPPAVNRANLAIGLQSSSKILGTVPHIALINEQAWSAGMVKHYLEAGYKAVFMDYDNPARYADWPEHIQHFPQRAKGTNGESIPVIWSRSMVFQKLQRFAHRELELPEYLDYVENLGTGEGWLPIYGNDAEIFDFRPRRYKNEAVQETESEWKLIKHAFKTLRERGHEFRLPSDALLGLEHESGGNELDLSCAGQPIPVKKQSKYNITRWALSGRNDFQLNSLCRATCRRLEQDFPFCSENLKKWKELCFCWSSDLRTHITGQRYTSAMCRLEQLAFEAGATVREPVFKVSGTPSEKRKRMLRLNTSTASVTLNTAKGLSVQEASFAMHAGIPSFGTLSHGYFEEIDLGADFFSGHIIMEGPGIPKDTDLTRITPLIDEDEKSITVSCSMELYQGRLDKAVRIYKDREQIDILYRFALNCRPPGFARIGHVTLLTKEMAPDSLFYSTCNGGEKEKFPLGGLTFDHSDNISFAVSASQGLGMTDGKVVLGGAERALEISPLYPEHGFVGMVKCRQAAPTPFVRVFFSMQEMDETSMRGCGPEPKFNFSTGFSITPRPGE, via the coding sequence ATGAAAATATTCGCCATATTTCATCTCAACCTCATGTTTTCATCCATCCCCGAAGAAAGCCGCGCCGAGGTTATTAATCGCTGTTACTGGCCGCTTATCAATCTGGCGGGAAGCGGTTTTCCCCTCGGCATAGAGGCTTCAGGAATCACTCTTGAAATAATACGCGATCTTGCCCCTGATTGGATCGAGGATTTTAAAGCACTTCTCCATGCGGGAAAAGTCGAATTTATCGGCAGCGGCTACGGACAGATTATCGGTCCCCTCGTCCCGCCTGCTGTGAACCGGGCCAATCTTGCTATCGGGCTACAGAGCAGCAGTAAAATTCTGGGTACGGTGCCGCACATCGCACTGATCAACGAACAGGCATGGTCCGCCGGTATGGTCAAACATTACCTTGAAGCCGGCTACAAAGCAGTCTTTATGGATTATGACAATCCAGCCCGCTACGCGGACTGGCCTGAACACATCCAGCATTTCCCCCAACGGGCCAAGGGCACAAACGGCGAATCCATTCCCGTCATCTGGAGCCGATCCATGGTTTTCCAAAAACTGCAACGCTTCGCCCACCGGGAATTGGAACTCCCTGAATATCTGGACTACGTGGAAAATCTGGGAACAGGAGAAGGCTGGCTGCCCATCTACGGTAACGATGCGGAAATTTTTGATTTCCGGCCCCGCCGCTATAAGAATGAAGCTGTGCAGGAAACAGAAAGCGAATGGAAGCTGATAAAACATGCTTTCAAAACCCTGCGCGAACGCGGACATGAATTTCGCCTGCCATCAGATGCACTGCTCGGTCTTGAGCATGAATCCGGCGGAAATGAGCTGGACTTAAGCTGTGCAGGTCAGCCTATCCCGGTCAAAAAACAAAGCAAATACAACATTACCCGCTGGGCCCTCAGCGGACGTAACGATTTCCAGCTGAATTCCCTTTGCCGGGCGACCTGCCGCAGGCTTGAACAGGACTTTCCTTTCTGCTCCGAAAATTTAAAAAAATGGAAGGAGCTATGCTTCTGCTGGTCCAGCGACCTGCGAACCCACATCACCGGACAAAGATACACTTCCGCTATGTGCAGACTCGAACAGCTCGCCTTTGAGGCCGGCGCAACTGTCCGGGAACCGGTTTTTAAAGTATCCGGCACTCCCTCCGAAAAGCGCAAACGGATGCTAAGACTGAATACGAGTACCGCCTCCGTGACCCTCAATACAGCTAAGGGGCTGTCTGTTCAGGAAGCATCTTTCGCTATGCACGCCGGAATCCCCTCCTTCGGCACCCTAAGCCACGGCTATTTTGAAGAAATCGACCTCGGCGCGGATTTCTTTTCCGGGCATATCATCATGGAAGGGCCCGGAATACCGAAAGATACTGATCTTACAAGAATCACCCCGCTGATTGATGAGGACGAAAAAAGCATCACTGTTTCCTGCTCCATGGAGCTGTATCAGGGCAGGCTCGATAAGGCTGTTCGTATCTATAAGGATCGGGAGCAGATTGATATTCTGTATCGTTTCGCACTCAATTGCAGACCTCCGGGTTTCGCGCGCATCGGTCATGTGACCCTGCTGACAAAAGAGATGGCCCCGGACAGCCTCTTCTACTCCACATGCAATGGCGGGGAAAAAGAAAAATTTCCGCTGGGCGGTCTCACCTTTGACCACAGCGACAATATTTCATTTGCAGTATCAGCATCGCAGGGGCTGGGGATGACCGACGGGAAAGTTGTACTTGGCGGGGCGGAAAGAGCCTTGGAAATCAGCCCGCTCTACCCTGAACACGGATTTGTCGGCATGGTCAAATGCAGACAGGCTGCGCCCACTCCATTTGTGCGGGTCTTCTTTTCCATGCAGGAAATGGATGAAACCAGTATGCGCGGATGCGGTCCCGAACCCAAATTCAATTTCAGTACCGGTTTCAGCATAACACCGCGTCCAGGAGAATGA